In Tenacibaculum sp. 190524A02b, the genomic stretch TAGTAATGATGGAGCTAGATGTCCTACGGCTCCTGTGCCTATGGAAGACTGTTCTAATGGATTTGATGATGACGGGGATGGTTTGGTTGATTGTGATGATCCTTCTTGCTCAGGAGTAGCCTCTTGTCCTACAATAGAAGCTCCTACAACTAGTGGTAACGAAGGAGGTCTTGAGAGTAACGATAGATTATCACAACAAATCAATAAACGTAATTTTAATCGTATTAAATCGAACTATAAATTCAACAAAAACAAAGCAAAAAGAATTTCAAAAAGTAGTTCTTATGGAAAAAACATAAAAAATAAAACCATCACTTTAAATGATTTTATTCCCTTAGGTGTAATTTTTGAAGATGAAGTTATTGAGTCTAGTCCAAAAGACCTAATTGCAATTACTAATGCTACAGATATATTATCTGTTGATTATCAAAAATCAGGTGAAACCATTGCTTCAATATTAGCTATTAAAACTGAAAAAGGTGTTTATGAGCATACTAAGTATATCTGTGACCGTCTACTAGGAGCTGAACTTTTATCTGTTTCAACAATAAATATACAGGGACATAATTTTATAAAATCAATCATAAAAAATGTAGACGGAGGTATTGAATTTGTTCTTAGTTTATCTGCAAAAACCGAAACAAATGGAGAAGAATTCAGTATTGATAGTCACTGGAATTTAGACAAATACACTAAAAATGTTAATTATTATAATTTTCAAGTATGGTCAAATACAGTAGACAATTTAGCTTTACTTGGCGAGGAAATTATTAAACTTTTAAATGTAAAAAAAACAATTAATAGTTATAGTTTATCTTCACCACCTCCTGTATTTGTTAGAAAAGGAGTCTACAAAAATGGGCAATTAAATCTAGATATTGTAAATGTTAATGCAAGTAAAAACATCCTATTTGATGCTGGTTTTAAACAAACAGAAACCAGTGAATTATCTCAAATGTCTTCAACTATTAACCTTGATAAAAAATACATGACAAATGTAACTGTAAATACAGGCAACTTATTTGATATTGGTTTTAGAATTGGTGATGGTACACAAACTCCTGATGATTTATTTCTTTCAGATGGCCCATGGGGAATTGATGATGCTGCTACAAGTACTCAAGTTGCATTATTTAATGTAAATCCCAACAATAAACAAGTGGCTATAGATGAATACGCTATTGAAAGAAACATTGAATTGAAAGCTACAACAAAAGAATACATATCGGTTTATAAAGCTTTCACTCCTCGATTTAAGCCTATGGATATTTCTAATTATAAAAGCTTACAATTTCAGGCTAAAGGAACCGGTAAACTTGAGATTAGATTTATAAAAAACAGTATCAATGTTTGGGAAAATCAACATGTAGCCACTGTTAACTTATCTCCTGAATTGGCTAATTATAATATACCTTTTGAAAACTTTACCTCTCCTTCTGAAAATATAGTATTATTTAACGATGTTGTTACCATAGTTTTTACCATGGTTTCTAATGATGGATTAGAGAAAAATAAAGAAATAACTATTAATGAATTAAAACTTACTAATACTACTACGCTAAGTTCAAATTCATTTACCAATAGTAGTGACAATAACTTAAAAATAACACCTAATCCTGTACGCACAAAAACAATGATTTACTTTACTAGTAATACCTCTGAAAGTAGTAGTTTTACACTTTATAACAAACTAGGACAAGTGATTTTAAATAAAGAAATATTACTTAAAAATGGAGAAAATAAAATCCCTTTCTCTAGAGATAACTTTTCCTCGGGTATCTACTTATTCAACATTAAGAGTTCAACACTAATGCTATCAGGAAAATTAATTATAGAATAATCTCAATTACCATTTAACGATAGTAATTAACCATTCACCTATACATAAGCTGTTACTATCTTCTAATAAACTATATTTAATATAAATAAAATATATTTGTTTAACGCTAAAAACCTTCGTACACGAAATTATGAGTTTAAATATTTTATTAGTAGAGGATGACGAAATAGAAAAGTTAAAGTTTGACAGAGCTTTAAAGAAGCTAGACTTGCAACACAATGTAATGAAAGCTAGTAATGGAGAAGAAGCTTTAGCGAAGTGCAAAGAAGTAATTCCTAATTTAATTCTTTTAGACTTAAATATGCCTAAAATGAATGGACTAGAATTTTTATCGCTTTTGCGTGCTGATGAAAACTTAAAATTTGTACCAACTGTAGTTTTTTCTACATCCAATAATCATCAAGATATGATAAATGCCTACAAAATAGGCATTGCGGGTTATGTTGTAAAACCATTGCATTATAATGACTACGTTGCCTTAATTGATAAGATTATTAATTACTGGACCGTTAATGAATTAGTTACTTTATAAATTTTTTACTATCTTTCATTACTAGTAAATAAATTGATTAATCCCCCAATAATAACTAGATGAAAGGAATAGTATTTACCGGATTTTTAGAAATGGTTGAAGAAAAATTCGGATTAGAAACTGCTGATACCATAATCACCAAGTCTAACTTAAAATCAGGAGGAATCTATACTACAGTAGGGACTTATGATTTTGGTGAAATGGTAAGTTTAATAACCAGCTTAAGCCAAGAAACCAATATAGAAGTACCTGCATTAATACACGCCTATGGACTTTATTTTTTTAACACCCTAAAAAAAGGATACCCTGATATTTTTAACCACTACCAAACGGCTTTTGGATTAATATCTGGTATAGAAAAACACATTCATGTTCATGTTAGAAAAATTTATCCTGATGCTGAACTTCCTTATTTTATAACTCACGAAGAAACCAAAGATAAACTC encodes the following:
- a CDS encoding DUF6923 family protein, whose product is MHNLKSFITYLFLLIISLPNTFSQEPFNCDYHAYLFQRNDVFAVDLASGSSYEVATDITAGNINATGYNPKDGYIWGSLSYPEKTIVRVGKNFSVDIYTIDALPTSNRYIGDVSYEGIYYLKAGNNTYYIIDLDPTSPSYLTSLGTGTLSQGIVVHDWAFNALDNLLYTVEKGTNKLYRIDITTGIVENLGEVPILSGLNYTYGAVYFDNMGNFYVSANQTGTVYIINEVTNLTNGSTINSNIFAFGPSSSSNDGARCPTAPVPMEDCSNGFDDDGDGLVDCDDPSCSGVASCPTIEAPTTSGNEGGLESNDRLSQQINKRNFNRIKSNYKFNKNKAKRISKSSSYGKNIKNKTITLNDFIPLGVIFEDEVIESSPKDLIAITNATDILSVDYQKSGETIASILAIKTEKGVYEHTKYICDRLLGAELLSVSTINIQGHNFIKSIIKNVDGGIEFVLSLSAKTETNGEEFSIDSHWNLDKYTKNVNYYNFQVWSNTVDNLALLGEEIIKLLNVKKTINSYSLSSPPPVFVRKGVYKNGQLNLDIVNVNASKNILFDAGFKQTETSELSQMSSTINLDKKYMTNVTVNTGNLFDIGFRIGDGTQTPDDLFLSDGPWGIDDAATSTQVALFNVNPNNKQVAIDEYAIERNIELKATTKEYISVYKAFTPRFKPMDISNYKSLQFQAKGTGKLEIRFIKNSINVWENQHVATVNLSPELANYNIPFENFTSPSENIVLFNDVVTIVFTMVSNDGLEKNKEITINELKLTNTTTLSSNSFTNSSDNNLKITPNPVRTKTMIYFTSNTSESSSFTLYNKLGQVILNKEILLKNGENKIPFSRDNFSSGIYLFNIKSSTLMLSGKLIIE
- a CDS encoding response regulator produces the protein MSLNILLVEDDEIEKLKFDRALKKLDLQHNVMKASNGEEALAKCKEVIPNLILLDLNMPKMNGLEFLSLLRADENLKFVPTVVFSTSNNHQDMINAYKIGIAGYVVKPLHYNDYVALIDKIINYWTVNELVTL
- a CDS encoding heme NO-binding domain-containing protein, which encodes MKGIVFTGFLEMVEEKFGLETADTIITKSNLKSGGIYTTVGTYDFGEMVSLITSLSQETNIEVPALIHAYGLYFFNTLKKGYPDIFNHYQTAFGLISGIEKHIHVHVRKIYPDAELPYFITHEETKDKLIIEYRSERAMYPFAEGLMERTIEHYGENASIEKKLLDDKGTKVLFTLRRNDQ